In one Brassica oleracea var. oleracea cultivar TO1000 chromosome C9, BOL, whole genome shotgun sequence genomic region, the following are encoded:
- the LOC106313984 gene encoding uncharacterized protein LOC106313984 gives MAMKKPKVEQGEEAKTLSTQIPDDKEGLIDFMDQRANSIEALKDQLSNLERKLAEERRLMADAEAKFLRVDRVENKKNVPGKTGSLLGIAEFWTERDKVKKTATNGTSTPHPPSEMKPLKMPSIILPPSFKRKASAPARPEASETAQHVATTDSDVPKEVRNGSETKRSRTVVPNEVVRETQSQAKPRIRVSSNIPGQAAQQEKSEFHGHEELIALIGRSSLRATIESRTLAMLPSGHTKRMRSLALSPSNRDLFATSALDGVVHFWKLQSDRSSATLFKTINRVEVDQKRWAEDIAWHPHKSALFSVYTADEGHAQISALYLNEARETCESKFLKDRPHIKGLINRIMFTPWDDPCFITGGCDHAVVLWREQCENNAWKSRLLHKDLHTSAVMGVAGMRHNNLVLSCGDDRRFVGFDAREEKVTFKHRLDNKCTNLLPNPRDVNLVMLQTRQLDRQLRLYDVRLPQTELFSFGWKQESSESQSALINQSWSPDGLHISSGSSDPAIHIFDIRYNAASPSLSIKAHKKRVFKAEWHSSNQLLVSISSDLEIGIHKLW, from the exons ATGGCGATGAAGAAACCGAAAGTTGAGCAAGGGGAAGAAGCAAAGACGCTGTCAACTCAAATCCCAGATGATAAAGAAGGTCTTATAGATTTCATGGACCAGCGTGCCAACTCCATCGAAGCCCTTAAAGACCAGCTCTCAAACCTCGAGAGAAAG CTTGCTGAAGAGAGAAGACTGATGGCAGATGCGGAAGCCAAGTTTCTACGAGTCGATCGCGTTGAAAATAAGAAGAATGTGCCTGGTAAAACTGGAAGCTTACTTGGTATAGCTGAGTTTTGGACCGAACGAGATAAGGTGAAGAAGACTGCTACTAATGGAACCTCCACTCCGCATCCTCCTAGCGAGATGAAACCGTTGAAAATGCCGTCCATTATTCTGCCGCCTTCTTTCAAGAGAAAAGCTTCTGCTCCTGCCAGACCAGAAGCGAGCGAGACCGCACAACACGTGGCTACAACTGATTCTGACGTCCCAAAGGAAGTGAGAAATGGGTCTGAAACCAAGAGATCTCGTACTGTTGTTCCTAATGAAGTGGTTAGGGAAACCCAATCTCAAGCAAAGCCAAGGATCAGAGTTTCTTCCAACATTCCTGGACAAGCAGCGCAACAGGAAAAGTCTG AGTTCCATGGACATGAAGAGTTGATAGCGCTTATAGGTAGGAGCTCTTTGCGTGCCACGATTGAAAGTCGTACCCTAGCTATGCTACCAAGTGGCCACACCAAAAGGATGAGAAGCCTCGCTCTTTCTCCTTCAAACCGTGATCTTTTTGCTACAAG TGCATTGGATGGTGTCGTTCATTTTTGGAAGCTTCAGTCTGATAG GTCCTCAGCTACTCTGTTTAAGACGATTAATCGGGTAGAGGTAGATCAGAAGAGATGGGCAGAAGATATAGCTTGGCATCCACACAAAAGTGCTCTTTTCTCTGTCTATACCGCAGATGAAGGTCACGCTCAGATATCAGCCTTATACCTGAACGAAGCTCGTGAG ACTTGTGAGTCAAAGTTTCTGAAGGACAGGCCTCATATCAAAGGTCTTATCAACAGAATCATGTTCACGCCTTGGGATGATCCTTGTTTCATCACAGGTGGGTGTGACCACGCAGTAGTGCTATGGCGCGAACAATGTGAGAATAACGCATGGAAGTCGAGGCTCCTGCACAAGGACTTGCACACGTCGGCCGTGATGGGAGTAGCTGGAATGCGCCATAACAATCTCGTGTTGTCATGTGGAGACGATAGGAGATTTGTTGGGTTTGATGCCAGAGAAGAAAAAGTTACATTTAAGCATAGACTAGACAACAAATGCACAAACTTGCTGCCAAACCCTCGAGATGTTAACCTTGTCATGCTTCAAACTAG GCAGCTAGACAGGCAACTTCGGTTGTACGATGTAAGATTGCCTCAGACAGAACTATTTTCTTTCGGGTGGAAACAAGAAAGCAGCGAATCGCAGTCGGCTCTTATCAACCAGTCTTGGTCTCCAGATGGTTTACACATCTCATCTGGCTCCTCAGACCCGGCGATCCACATCTTTGACATTCGCTACAATGCGGCGAGCCCGTCTCTGTCGATCAAGGCTCATAAGAAAAGAGTGTTCAAAGCTGAGTGGCACTCTTCTAATCAGCTACTCGTCTCCATCTCTTCAGATTTAGAAATTGGGATCCACAAGCTATGGTGA